A stretch of Acidobacteriota bacterium DNA encodes these proteins:
- a CDS encoding TonB-dependent receptor produces MRRACLYGAAIAAIGLSAGTLHAQGQAAPQPAQKPAAESDREKPAPPPPAQDASTFRLGEIVHVLGTELGTPGVGGEVLTHDQIWTYERNSIDQAVNLVPGVVSTFDANGRRNESDIFVRGFGRWQVPLMIDGVRIYLPADNRLDFARFLTADVAAIQIQKGYASVLDGPGAMGGAINLVTAKPSRAFEGEGGVSAGGRDVEGWNAYATVGTRQRRYYLQSGVAVSDRDSWSLSHDYRPTATSLQPAGARIGSDSRDWRVNVKAAYTPTAANEYAINYTRQAGEKGAPLNVYNNPPVPPNSYWRWPQWDVQTVALLTTTQLTGTSYVKAKAYYNIFQNVLDAFDDVTYTTQSAAGRFRSTYDDHAYGTSIEFGATAAAINTLKAAVHYRTDVHGEDQTSRPTHPTLASAEPVQEQAQNTWSVAFEDTVRVSKTVDLTAGVSYDRYDVTKAEDFNAARGIFTYPLGGSDALNWQAAVVWRHAPSGEWHASVSDRARFPMLFELYSTRFGTATPNPDLGPERATNVELGWSRTFGGARLSATGFYSDVRDLIQTVVLADTTTQTQNVGTGDFRGIELSAEAPVGTVLRIGGHYTAIRRVVRDALQPNLRPTGVPGNRAFVYASWQPVAALRFTPSVEAADDRWSDVNPAPAFPYVKTGAHTLANLDVTYALPSGVEISGGFKNLLDDYYELAWGYPQPGRTFYLRTRVRF; encoded by the coding sequence ATGAGAAGAGCCTGCCTGTACGGAGCGGCGATCGCAGCGATCGGGCTCTCGGCCGGCACGCTGCACGCGCAGGGGCAGGCGGCACCGCAGCCGGCTCAGAAGCCCGCGGCCGAGAGCGATCGAGAGAAGCCGGCGCCCCCGCCTCCAGCGCAGGACGCCAGCACGTTCCGGCTCGGGGAGATCGTGCACGTCCTCGGCACCGAGCTGGGAACGCCGGGCGTCGGCGGCGAGGTGCTGACGCACGACCAGATCTGGACGTACGAGCGCAACAGCATCGATCAGGCCGTCAACCTCGTGCCTGGCGTCGTCAGCACCTTCGACGCGAACGGCCGCCGCAACGAGTCCGACATCTTCGTGCGCGGATTCGGCCGATGGCAGGTGCCGCTGATGATCGACGGCGTGCGCATCTACCTGCCTGCGGACAACCGGCTCGACTTCGCGCGGTTCCTGACGGCTGACGTGGCCGCGATCCAGATTCAGAAGGGCTACGCGTCGGTGCTCGACGGTCCCGGCGCGATGGGCGGCGCCATCAACCTCGTGACCGCGAAGCCGAGCCGGGCCTTCGAAGGCGAGGGCGGTGTGTCGGCTGGCGGCCGCGACGTGGAGGGCTGGAACGCCTATGCGACGGTCGGTACGCGCCAGCGGCGCTACTACCTGCAGAGCGGCGTCGCGGTCTCCGATCGGGATTCATGGTCGCTGTCGCACGACTACCGCCCGACCGCCACGTCGCTGCAGCCGGCTGGCGCCCGCATCGGCTCGGACTCCCGCGACTGGCGCGTCAACGTCAAGGCGGCCTACACGCCCACGGCCGCCAACGAGTACGCGATCAACTACACGCGGCAGGCCGGCGAGAAGGGCGCGCCGCTCAACGTCTACAACAATCCCCCGGTGCCTCCCAACAGCTACTGGCGCTGGCCGCAGTGGGACGTGCAGACCGTGGCGCTGCTGACGACGACCCAGCTCACCGGCACCTCGTACGTGAAGGCGAAGGCGTACTACAACATCTTCCAGAACGTCCTCGACGCGTTCGACGACGTGACGTACACGACGCAGTCGGCGGCCGGGCGCTTTCGGAGCACCTACGACGATCACGCCTACGGCACGTCGATCGAGTTCGGCGCGACGGCGGCCGCGATCAACACGCTCAAAGCCGCCGTGCACTATCGGACCGACGTGCACGGTGAGGATCAGACGTCGCGTCCGACGCATCCCACCTTGGCCTCGGCCGAGCCCGTGCAGGAGCAGGCGCAGAACACCTGGTCGGTCGCCTTCGAGGACACGGTTCGGGTGTCGAAGACCGTCGATCTGACGGCCGGCGTGAGCTACGACCGCTACGATGTGACGAAGGCGGAAGACTTCAACGCCGCCCGAGGCATCTTCACCTATCCGCTCGGCGGCTCGGACGCGCTCAACTGGCAGGCGGCCGTCGTCTGGCGTCACGCGCCGAGCGGCGAGTGGCACGCGAGCGTCTCGGATCGCGCGCGGTTCCCGATGCTCTTCGAGCTGTACAGCACCCGATTCGGCACGGCGACGCCCAACCCGGATCTCGGCCCGGAACGGGCGACGAACGTCGAGCTGGGATGGTCCAGGACGTTCGGCGGCGCGCGGCTGTCGGCGACGGGCTTCTACAGCGACGTCCGCGACCTGATCCAGACGGTGGTGCTCGCCGACACGACGACGCAGACGCAGAACGTCGGGACGGGCGATTTCCGCGGCATCGAGCTGTCGGCCGAGGCGCCGGTGGGAACGGTCCTGCGGATCGGCGGCCACTACACGGCGATCCGGCGCGTCGTTCGCGACGCCTTGCAGCCGAACCTGCGGCCGACCGGCGTGCCGGGCAACCGCGCGTTCGTCTACGCGTCCTGGCAGCCCGTCGCGGCGCTGCGTTTCACGCCCAGCGTCGAGGCCGCGGACGATCGATGGAGCGACGTCAACCCGGCGCCGGCGTTTCCGTACGTCAAGACCGGCGCGCACACGCTGGCGAACCTCGACGTCACGTACGCCTTGCCGTCGGGCGTCGAGATCAGCGGCGGCTTCAAGAACCTGCTCGACGACTACTACGAGCTCGCCTGGGGCTATCCGCAGCCCGGGCGCACGTTCTATCTGCGCACGCGCGTGCGCTTCTGA
- a CDS encoding molybdopterin-dependent oxidoreductase, whose product MTRSHFARDVAAVLLLALVVPAWPLAQAPDRTLSIGGDVATPLTLGVDALKTLPRTTVEVQGDGRTLRYEGVLLAELLARAGVPLGADLRGDAVASYIVASASDGYRAVFSLAEVDPAFTHNDVIVADTVDGKPLFAYQGPVRIVAPKDAREARSVRMLQRIDVVRLKK is encoded by the coding sequence ATGACTCGATCGCATTTCGCTCGGGATGTCGCCGCCGTCCTGCTGCTGGCGCTCGTGGTGCCGGCGTGGCCGCTGGCCCAGGCGCCCGATCGGACGCTGAGCATCGGCGGAGACGTCGCGACGCCGCTCACGCTCGGCGTCGACGCCCTCAAGACCCTGCCGCGGACCACGGTGGAAGTGCAGGGGGACGGCCGTACGCTGCGCTACGAAGGGGTGCTGCTCGCCGAGCTCCTCGCGCGGGCCGGCGTGCCGCTCGGCGCGGATCTGCGCGGCGACGCGGTGGCGAGCTACATCGTGGCCAGCGCGTCGGACGGCTATCGCGCCGTCTTCTCGCTGGCTGAGGTCGATCCCGCGTTCACGCACAACGACGTCATCGTCGCCGACACGGTCGACGGGAAGCCGCTCTTCGCCTATCAGGGGCCGGTGCGGATCGTCGCGCCGAAGGACGCGCGCGAGGCGCGATCCGTTCGCATGCTGCAGCGGATCGACGTCGTGCGATTGAAGAAGTGA
- a CDS encoding di-heme enzyme, whose protein sequence is MRRTSLVVTVALLAAALANGARPLAAPEYGWTLPAGFSPPDVPADNPMSEAKVALGRHLFYDGRLSGNGTQSCATCHDQARAFADGRPRGVGSTGQEHPRGSMSLVNVAYARVLTWANPSVTRLEDQALVPMFGEHPVELGLDPADRWLEPLRADERYREMFAAAFPGEPASITRDRVVKSIAAFERAIVSARSPYDRYHFDRDESAISESAKRGEILFHSRPFSCFTCHGGVHFSDAMGRGPAREPTTFHNTGLYNLAGAFSYPPENLGTYEITKRPGDVGRFKAPTLRNIAVTAPYMHDGSVATLDEVLDHYAAGGRTISNGPSRGIGHDNPNKAEAVRGFVLTAEARRDLIAFLQSLTDQALLADPRFSDPFRR, encoded by the coding sequence GTGCGGCGCACGTCGTTGGTCGTCACGGTCGCGCTGCTGGCCGCAGCGCTGGCGAACGGTGCGAGGCCGCTCGCCGCGCCGGAGTACGGGTGGACGCTGCCGGCGGGATTCTCGCCGCCCGACGTGCCTGCCGACAACCCGATGTCGGAGGCCAAAGTCGCGTTGGGCCGTCATCTGTTCTACGACGGGCGGCTGTCGGGAAACGGCACGCAGTCGTGCGCGACGTGCCACGACCAGGCCCGGGCGTTCGCCGACGGCCGGCCGCGCGGTGTCGGGTCGACCGGCCAGGAGCATCCGCGCGGCAGCATGAGCCTGGTCAACGTCGCGTACGCGCGCGTGCTGACGTGGGCCAATCCCAGCGTGACGCGCCTCGAGGATCAGGCGCTCGTGCCGATGTTCGGCGAGCACCCCGTGGAGCTCGGCCTGGATCCCGCCGACCGGTGGCTGGAGCCGCTTCGCGCCGACGAGCGCTATCGGGAGATGTTCGCGGCAGCGTTCCCCGGCGAACCGGCATCGATCACCAGGGATCGTGTCGTCAAGTCGATCGCCGCCTTCGAGCGCGCCATCGTCTCCGCGCGCTCGCCGTACGATCGCTACCATTTCGATCGCGACGAGTCGGCGATCTCCGAGTCGGCCAAGCGCGGCGAGATTCTCTTCCACAGTCGTCCGTTCTCCTGCTTCACGTGCCACGGCGGCGTGCACTTCTCCGATGCCATGGGGCGCGGGCCGGCGCGGGAGCCGACGACGTTCCACAACACCGGCCTCTACAACCTCGCCGGCGCGTTTTCCTATCCGCCGGAGAACCTCGGCACCTACGAGATCACGAAACGGCCGGGCGACGTCGGCAGGTTCAAGGCGCCCACGCTGCGCAACATCGCCGTGACCGCACCCTACATGCACGATGGCAGCGTGGCGACGCTCGACGAGGTGCTGGATCACTACGCCGCCGGCGGGCGAACCATCTCCAATGGTCCGTCCCGAGGCATCGGTCACGACAACCCGAACAAGGCCGAGGCCGTGCGAGGGTTCGTCCTGACCGCCGAAGCCCGCCGGGACCTCATCGCATTTCTCCAGTCGTTGACCGACCAGGCGCTTTTGGCCGATCCGCGATTCTCCGATCCGTTCCGCCGGTAG
- a CDS encoding VWA domain-containing protein, whose product MSVRRLKLASAMAVAICAMPALPRARQAPVFRAAADLVAVDVRVVTAAGEPVLGLAPDAFDVSINGRRRRLVTADFVGAPRAATAGASNGAVATPPGGVAPPAPAVTQDGRTFVIALDVMSLRSDAIGTVLAAAREFVGALPPADRVGVFTFPGGAGLDPTIDRRAVAKALERTAGIGDAPLGIGNPYQLLPSQLADITGARQREPSVSIRNPPANTTLGRIVNQVCAFDRDPEQCKLVLVAEAEKLAVYEEGLALQRIGALRGLLGRLATQPGPKTVVLISDGILQTDVPGGRPELGDLGLLVGREAARADATIYALYVDRQRTDLAAAASGARRRPIDNPQRDSGILARPLDQIAGPSGGRVFTLVQGGGEPFFARILSETSAHYLLGVEPADADRDGEPRHLTVKVKGLPRGAVVRARAWVVVPQRAPAGPAAAAAAAPPPARASIWDPVPPTPSERPRERGSIWDPVPPSDGPPRVTALDEIYAAYAAGQSSVIGERLRTREDFERIRPDVMRGLARWRQDWTPRRAAFALELSIAAIARHWPNPLGFVTSAREIVTSRPDPPGRNPEDDRFEMLFHRSAVAVLASVDAPREVEAYLEAIADRVATDGRPPTAARLVDSRLSLARAAARERLTLPATSARRASAAGAPWSWVATPEAREERRRLQDVLDLLDVAALVGTPDAATRDEIAVRRAFVSYRLGHYAEALAILDGHPAADPLVASWRDLLRGRTLAALNRLDDAAAAYEQAARLAPGAQTAAVALASIRLRLGDREGAERWAAIARTMTAEPDPWTTYWTADSRFLPAWIADLRHGRP is encoded by the coding sequence GTGAGCGTCCGGCGTCTGAAGCTCGCCTCCGCGATGGCCGTCGCGATCTGCGCGATGCCGGCCCTGCCGCGCGCGCGACAGGCGCCCGTCTTTCGCGCCGCGGCCGATCTCGTCGCGGTGGACGTTCGCGTGGTAACGGCCGCCGGTGAGCCGGTGCTCGGTCTCGCGCCGGACGCGTTCGACGTCTCGATCAACGGCCGCCGGCGTCGGCTCGTCACGGCCGACTTCGTCGGCGCGCCTCGCGCGGCGACAGCCGGCGCGTCGAACGGCGCCGTCGCGACGCCGCCGGGCGGTGTGGCACCGCCCGCACCGGCGGTGACGCAGGATGGGCGGACGTTCGTGATTGCGCTCGACGTCATGAGCCTGCGGTCCGATGCGATCGGCACCGTGCTCGCCGCCGCGCGTGAGTTCGTCGGCGCGCTGCCGCCGGCCGATCGCGTCGGCGTGTTCACGTTTCCGGGAGGTGCGGGCCTCGATCCCACGATCGACCGCCGCGCGGTCGCGAAGGCGCTCGAGCGCACGGCAGGGATCGGCGACGCGCCGCTCGGGATCGGCAATCCGTATCAACTGCTGCCGTCCCAGCTCGCCGACATCACCGGTGCGCGGCAGCGCGAGCCGTCGGTGTCGATCCGCAATCCGCCGGCGAACACGACCCTCGGCCGGATCGTGAACCAGGTGTGCGCGTTCGATCGCGATCCGGAGCAGTGCAAGCTGGTCCTGGTCGCCGAAGCCGAGAAGCTGGCGGTGTACGAAGAAGGTCTGGCGCTCCAGCGCATCGGCGCGCTGCGCGGCCTGCTCGGCAGGCTCGCCACGCAGCCGGGGCCGAAGACCGTCGTCCTGATCAGCGACGGCATCCTCCAGACCGACGTCCCCGGCGGCCGGCCGGAGCTGGGCGACCTTGGCCTCTTGGTCGGCAGGGAAGCCGCGCGCGCGGATGCCACGATCTACGCGCTGTACGTCGACCGGCAGCGCACCGACCTCGCGGCCGCTGCCAGCGGTGCGCGCCGGCGGCCCATCGACAACCCGCAGCGCGACAGTGGCATCCTCGCGCGGCCGCTCGACCAGATCGCCGGACCATCCGGCGGCCGGGTGTTCACGCTGGTCCAAGGCGGTGGCGAGCCGTTCTTCGCGCGGATTCTGTCGGAGACGTCCGCCCACTACCTGCTGGGCGTGGAGCCGGCCGATGCCGATCGCGATGGCGAGCCGCGCCATCTGACCGTGAAGGTCAAAGGCCTGCCGCGCGGCGCGGTCGTGCGCGCGCGGGCGTGGGTCGTGGTGCCGCAACGGGCACCGGCGGGCCCGGCGGCGGCCGCCGCCGCGGCGCCTCCGCCGGCGCGTGCCTCGATCTGGGATCCCGTTCCGCCGACGCCGAGCGAGCGGCCAAGAGAGCGCGGATCGATCTGGGACCCGGTTCCCCCCAGCGATGGTCCGCCGCGCGTCACCGCGCTCGACGAGATCTACGCGGCGTATGCCGCCGGTCAGAGCTCCGTCATCGGAGAACGGCTGCGCACGCGGGAGGACTTCGAGCGGATTCGGCCGGACGTGATGCGTGGCCTGGCGCGGTGGCGGCAGGACTGGACGCCTCGTCGCGCGGCCTTCGCGCTCGAGCTCTCGATCGCGGCGATCGCCCGGCACTGGCCGAACCCGCTCGGCTTCGTGACGTCGGCGCGCGAGATCGTCACGTCCCGTCCCGATCCTCCGGGCCGCAATCCGGAGGACGACCGATTCGAGATGCTGTTCCATCGCAGCGCGGTGGCCGTGCTCGCGTCGGTGGACGCGCCCCGCGAAGTCGAGGCCTATCTCGAGGCCATCGCGGATCGCGTGGCCACCGATGGGCGGCCGCCGACGGCGGCGCGGCTCGTCGACAGCCGGCTGTCGCTGGCCCGCGCGGCGGCGCGCGAACGACTGACGTTGCCGGCCACGTCCGCGCGGCGGGCGAGTGCCGCCGGCGCGCCCTGGTCCTGGGTCGCGACCCCCGAGGCGCGCGAGGAGCGGAGGCGGCTCCAGGACGTCCTCGACCTGCTCGACGTTGCGGCGTTGGTCGGCACACCGGATGCCGCGACGCGCGACGAGATCGCCGTGAGGCGCGCCTTCGTTTCGTACCGCCTCGGGCACTACGCCGAGGCGCTCGCGATCCTCGACGGCCATCCGGCCGCCGATCCGCTCGTCGCCTCGTGGCGCGACCTGCTGCGCGGCCGCACGCTCGCCGCGTTGAACCGGCTCGATGATGCCGCGGCCGCGTACGAGCAGGCGGCGCGTCTCGCTCCTGGGGCGCAGACGGCCGCCGTGGCGTTGGCGTCGATCAGGCTGCGGCTCGGTGACCGCGAGGGCGCCGAGCGTTGGGCCGCCATCGCCCGCACGATGACGGCGGAACCGGATCCATGGACGACGTACTGGACCGCCGACAGCCGGTTCCTGCCCGCGTGGATCGCCGATCTGCGGCACGGGCGGCCATGA
- a CDS encoding VWA domain-containing protein, translating to MDRRSAARAAMIVRAWPLVSLPMIVAVAVAAPQAPVFRATAKTVVVDVSVSRNGRPVMGLAAADFHLADNGVPQTLVDVSQETLPIDLTVVADLSATADGSALDALRRSIGDVLGRLHPDDHASLVVFDQRIREVDVSARGLQITVDSTWTASSPARLFDAIAAALVKPLDPARRRMTIVFTEGRDQGSFLDEAELIDVASRSGVAVFIVGVTDGTARAPQPPANLPLLQHLADATGGIVAVVQRDQDLGASFVRALEDFRTSYVLRYTPAGTAAGGWHRLDVSVPRERAAEVRARKGYFDAPPASPRDEARPR from the coding sequence GTGGATCGCCGATCTGCGGCACGGGCGGCCATGATCGTGCGCGCATGGCCGCTGGTGTCGTTGCCGATGATTGTCGCCGTCGCCGTCGCCGCGCCGCAGGCCCCTGTCTTCCGTGCCACCGCCAAGACCGTCGTCGTCGACGTGTCGGTCAGCCGCAACGGGCGGCCCGTCATGGGACTCGCGGCGGCTGATTTCCACCTGGCCGACAACGGCGTGCCGCAGACGCTCGTCGACGTCAGCCAGGAGACGCTGCCGATCGATCTGACGGTCGTCGCCGATCTGAGCGCCACGGCCGACGGGTCGGCACTCGATGCGCTTCGACGATCGATCGGCGACGTTTTGGGCCGGCTGCATCCCGACGATCACGCCAGCCTCGTCGTGTTCGACCAGCGGATTCGCGAGGTGGACGTCAGCGCGCGCGGGCTGCAAATCACCGTGGACTCGACGTGGACCGCGTCGAGCCCCGCGCGGTTGTTCGACGCGATCGCGGCGGCGCTGGTCAAGCCGCTGGATCCGGCAAGGCGGCGCATGACGATCGTCTTCACCGAGGGGCGCGATCAGGGGAGCTTTCTCGATGAAGCGGAGCTCATCGACGTCGCATCGCGCAGCGGGGTCGCCGTGTTCATCGTCGGCGTGACGGACGGCACGGCGCGCGCGCCACAGCCGCCGGCGAACCTGCCGCTGCTCCAGCATCTCGCGGACGCGACCGGCGGCATCGTGGCGGTCGTGCAGCGCGACCAGGATCTCGGCGCGTCGTTCGTGCGCGCTCTCGAGGACTTCCGCACGAGCTACGTGCTGCGCTACACGCCGGCCGGCACCGCGGCGGGAGGCTGGCACCGGCTCGACGTGTCGGTGCCGCGAGAGCGCGCGGCCGAGGTGCGCGCGCGCAAGGGGTACTTCGACGCGCCGCCGGCCTCGCCGCGGGATGAGGCCCGTCCACGTTGA
- a CDS encoding DUF2029 domain-containing protein has product MFRVSAREARHHATILACVSAVLVVVLFAATPGRRDLFGYLKGADFVHFYALGAAALTRDADRVYDAERLHRLQVDLVPESADVWYPSVYPPQTSLIFAPLATLPYGLALLTWSLTTLSVYAWAVRAAWRRVRAALPDAVLVAMAAAGFPPFVNLLVTGQTTALVLGAFVLGWRALVASRPFLAGLAFGLLAVKPQFGVVLAFVLLLRGELVILAGALVSIAAQAALAAAVFGTGVFERYAHAFGDPSVVLSQLESHPAQVHSLRAVTSLLPAWMGWPAQIAVSAVAIGLAVRCWRRREPGASLGVVLLATLLVSPHALLYDATILVPAYVWLGAASDGSSAGGRVWPLLCYLTVLTFLLPTARFVKLQASVIVQSCALVIAATRCRRR; this is encoded by the coding sequence ATGTTCCGCGTCAGCGCCAGGGAGGCCAGGCACCACGCGACGATTCTCGCGTGTGTATCGGCCGTGCTGGTCGTCGTGCTCTTCGCCGCCACTCCCGGGCGCAGGGATCTCTTCGGGTACCTCAAGGGAGCGGACTTCGTCCACTTCTACGCGCTGGGCGCAGCGGCCCTCACGCGCGACGCCGATCGCGTGTACGACGCGGAGCGTCTTCATCGCCTGCAGGTCGATCTCGTGCCGGAGTCGGCCGACGTCTGGTATCCGTCCGTCTACCCGCCGCAGACGTCGTTGATCTTCGCACCGCTCGCCACGCTGCCGTATGGACTCGCGCTGCTCACGTGGAGCCTGACGACCCTCTCGGTCTACGCGTGGGCAGTGCGCGCCGCGTGGCGTCGAGTCAGGGCGGCTCTGCCGGACGCCGTTCTGGTCGCGATGGCCGCGGCCGGCTTCCCGCCATTCGTCAACCTGCTGGTGACGGGCCAGACCACGGCGCTCGTGCTGGGAGCCTTCGTGCTGGGCTGGCGCGCGCTCGTCGCGTCACGGCCGTTCCTTGCTGGCCTGGCGTTCGGTCTCCTGGCGGTCAAACCGCAGTTCGGCGTCGTGCTGGCGTTCGTGCTGCTGCTGCGCGGAGAGCTCGTCATCCTCGCCGGCGCGCTGGTCTCGATCGCGGCGCAAGCCGCGCTGGCCGCTGCCGTATTCGGCACCGGCGTGTTCGAGCGGTACGCGCACGCCTTCGGCGATCCGTCGGTGGTGCTGTCGCAACTGGAATCGCACCCTGCGCAAGTGCACTCGCTCCGCGCCGTCACGAGCCTGCTGCCGGCCTGGATGGGCTGGCCCGCTCAGATCGCGGTCAGCGCCGTCGCGATTGGCTTGGCGGTCCGATGCTGGCGTCGTCGCGAACCCGGAGCGAGCCTCGGCGTCGTGCTGCTGGCGACGCTCCTGGTGAGCCCACACGCGCTGCTCTACGACGCCACGATTCTCGTCCCGGCCTACGTGTGGCTCGGCGCCGCATCGGATGGCAGCTCCGCCGGCGGCCGGGTCTGGCCGCTGCTCTGCTATCTGACCGTCTTGACGTTTCTCCTGCCGACAGCGCGGTTCGTGAAGCTGCAGGCGTCGGTGATCGTCCAGAGCTGCGCGCTCGTCATTGCCGCGACCCGATGTCGCCGACGCTGA
- a CDS encoding DUF998 domain-containing protein yields the protein MTRTPSLAARDAGRPPKALLISGIAAPLLYGVADLAAGVSWDAYSFRDQTISELGAKGAPSRLLFAVLLVGVYSLIVAFGIGIRRAAGPNRRLRIVGTLLVALGVMALTVGQLASMELRGVEQGLSGALHLAEGAAAMVVIFTAMGIAATAFGVRFRWYTIATVMLTLAFGAWSAMDTARVGQGLPTPWVGVKERIFWYSYQSWFAVLALTVLKAAPVSGPPRHDEARRRSAAGS from the coding sequence ATGACGCGCACGCCGTCGTTGGCCGCACGAGACGCCGGCCGGCCGCCGAAGGCGCTCTTGATCAGCGGGATCGCCGCTCCGCTGCTCTACGGCGTCGCCGACCTGGCCGCCGGCGTGTCGTGGGACGCCTACAGTTTCCGCGACCAGACGATCAGCGAGCTTGGCGCGAAGGGCGCTCCGTCCAGGCTGCTCTTCGCCGTGCTCCTCGTCGGCGTCTACTCGCTGATCGTGGCGTTCGGCATCGGCATCCGGAGAGCGGCGGGTCCGAATCGCCGCCTCCGGATCGTCGGCACCCTGCTCGTCGCCCTCGGCGTGATGGCGCTGACGGTTGGGCAGCTCGCGTCGATGGAGTTGCGAGGCGTCGAGCAGGGGCTGTCCGGCGCCCTCCATCTCGCGGAGGGTGCGGCAGCGATGGTCGTGATCTTCACCGCGATGGGCATCGCCGCGACCGCCTTCGGCGTCAGGTTCCGTTGGTACACGATCGCGACGGTGATGCTGACGCTGGCGTTCGGCGCCTGGTCCGCAATGGACACGGCACGGGTGGGACAGGGCCTGCCGACGCCGTGGGTCGGCGTCAAGGAGCGAATCTTCTGGTACTCGTACCAGTCCTGGTTCGCCGTCCTCGCGCTCACCGTGCTGAAGGCCGCGCCGGTTTCGGGACCGCCCCGCCACGACGAGGCACGACGGCGGTCTGCCGCTGGTTCTTGA
- a CDS encoding ABC transporter ATP-binding protein translates to MAGTVLSVKDLRFSYGRAEVLHGVSFDITRGEIVGLLGPNGAGKSTTIKILTGILEPGSGVVEVDGLRLPGDAVELKRRVGYVPEAAELYETLSAVEFLELCGRLHDLDDDLLASRIEASLDAFDLAGHGHASLGSYSKGMRQKVLIAAALLHDPSIVLLDEPLTGLDVDAAVLVKTLLAALAARGRTICYSSHVLDVVERVCTRVVIIDRGVVVADGSPDTLKQQAADRTLEDVFREITHRGSAAPRVERIMSGLAP, encoded by the coding sequence ATGGCCGGGACGGTCCTGTCGGTCAAAGACCTGCGATTCAGCTACGGCCGCGCCGAAGTGCTCCACGGCGTCAGCTTCGACATCACGCGCGGGGAGATCGTCGGCCTGCTCGGCCCCAATGGAGCCGGGAAGTCCACGACGATCAAAATCCTCACGGGGATCCTGGAACCGGGATCCGGCGTGGTCGAGGTCGACGGCCTGCGTCTTCCCGGCGACGCGGTGGAACTCAAGCGTCGCGTCGGCTACGTGCCCGAGGCCGCCGAGCTGTACGAAACGCTGAGTGCCGTCGAGTTCCTCGAGCTCTGCGGCCGGCTCCACGATCTCGACGACGACCTCTTGGCCAGCCGCATCGAGGCATCGCTCGATGCCTTCGATCTCGCCGGCCACGGCCACGCGTCCTTGGGCAGCTACTCAAAGGGCATGCGGCAGAAGGTGCTGATCGCCGCCGCGCTGCTCCACGATCCGTCGATCGTGCTGCTCGACGAGCCGTTGACGGGTCTCGACGTCGACGCGGCGGTGCTGGTGAAGACGCTGCTCGCCGCGCTCGCGGCCCGCGGCCGCACGATCTGCTACAGCTCCCACGTCCTCGACGTCGTCGAGCGCGTGTGCACGCGCGTCGTCATCATCGACCGCGGTGTGGTCGTCGCGGACGGCAGTCCCGACACGCTGAAGCAGCAGGCGGCGGACAGGACGCTCGAGGACGTGTTCCGGGAGATCACGCACCGTGGGAGCGCCGCGCCGCGCGTCGAACGCATCATGAGCGGCCTCGCTCCATGA
- a CDS encoding DNA-directed RNA polymerase subunit omega: protein MTFNTPGMGRFEFVKIAALRTAQLVRGSTPRVATCLKPTTTAQREVAAGKICRDLPAAIAP, encoded by the coding sequence ATGACCTTCAACACACCCGGAATGGGCCGATTCGAGTTCGTCAAGATCGCGGCGCTTCGCACGGCCCAGCTCGTGCGCGGCTCCACGCCGCGCGTCGCGACGTGCCTCAAGCCGACGACTACGGCGCAGCGGGAAGTGGCGGCCGGCAAGATCTGCCGCGACCTTCCGGCGGCGATCGCGCCGTAA